A window from bacterium encodes these proteins:
- a CDS encoding helix-turn-helix transcriptional regulator — protein MGKKSFKELFKSAETGNNYWIADAKYTFAEDLDRLAAVKKVSRADLARRLDTSPAYITKIFRGNANFTISTMVKVVRSLGGRLHLHVSPEGPDVSWLYIYKQVKHEPTTTWLDRDIWSFQSQKEEGEISASAD, from the coding sequence ATGGGAAAGAAGTCGTTTAAGGAACTTTTCAAAAGTGCTGAAACGGGTAACAATTATTGGATTGCGGATGCAAAATATACTTTTGCAGAAGACCTCGACAGGCTTGCCGCAGTTAAAAAGGTTTCACGCGCTGACCTCGCAAGACGGCTAGATACATCACCTGCATACATTACGAAGATTTTTCGGGGGAACGCCAACTTTACTATTTCAACAATGGTGAAAGTTGTTCGCTCTCTAGGCGGGCGACTTCACCTCCATGTTTCACCCGAGGGCCCTGATGTGAGTTGGCTCTATATTTATAAACAAGTGAAACATGAGCCCACAACAACCTGGCTTGATCGTGATATTTGGTCTTTTCAGAGTCAAAAAGAAGAGGGTGAAATAAGTGCCTCCGCCGATTGA
- a CDS encoding protein-export chaperone SecB — MPPPIECIHHFYPKIIVEANPNFQPPAERLEIKTNYSLQLLQHKEHPLKWQLQLTVTPEAKSKAELPYRIDIQAVGLFEIHSKTKVEDDALASMVYKYGAPMLYASTRELLLGITSRGPWGELRLPTITLGDPDEKAPQKTEKPAKKEPKKPRTKNKSSK; from the coding sequence GTGCCTCCGCCGATTGAATGTATTCATCATTTTTATCCAAAAATAATTGTGGAAGCCAACCCGAATTTCCAGCCACCTGCGGAACGTCTGGAAATTAAAACGAACTATTCTCTTCAACTACTCCAACATAAAGAGCATCCCCTAAAATGGCAGTTGCAATTAACTGTAACACCCGAAGCCAAATCAAAAGCAGAATTACCCTACAGGATTGATATCCAAGCGGTTGGTTTATTTGAAATTCATTCGAAAACGAAAGTCGAAGATGACGCTTTGGCAAGTATGGTTTATAAATATGGTGCACCAATGTTATACGCTTCCACAAGGGAGTTATTGCTAGGGATTACATCGCGTGGTCCATGGGGGGAGCTTAGGTTACCAACAATAACTCTTGGTGATCCCGATGAAAAAGCTCCCCAAAAAACTGAAAAGCCAGCCAAAAAGGAGCCGAAAAAACCACGAACCAAAAACAAAAGCAGCAAATAG
- a CDS encoding bifunctional aconitate hydratase 2/2-methylisocitrate dehydratase, which translates to MSNLTDFANDYLKTAAERERLGIPPLPLDKEQTEALCSLLQEEKLDPGAFVLAGQKDTLSSLMHLLTDRVPPGVTDSSFVKADFLGALLHGELTSPYIPAGDAIRFLGQMGGGANIPHLVKALEAGGEIPAMAVRTLANLILISPLVLTQIARMAEGGNRSAVDLLRIWAEADWFARADGLPDKLTCVVARTTGEINTDFFSPAQEAGTRDDIPLHALTMLSTSPHDKGFLKRVEELKAAHPGLPVLFAGDVVGTGSSRKSASNSLVWWIGVDIPNTPNKRRGGVVMASKIAPIFFNTLRGCGAVPVRCQAGALVEGMVVDVDFSAGKVTESGSGKLLVEFAIEPASIVDEYRSGGRNLLIIGRKLTTRAIEHCKKLGIEAGVSAVSLPEPPTAPEGQPFSLAQKLVGKAAGVKGVLPGAYSEPQAHLVFSQDTTGKMTRQELEELACTHFATVFIQSFCHTAAGPRSKDANMQHTLTEFVNRLGGIALKPGDGIIHTNGNRFCLPYFVGTGGDSHTRFPIGISFPAGSDLVAFAASQGYFPLDMPESVLVRFKGEMQPGITIRDLVNAIPYAAMRQGKLNLGKGDAKINVFADRILEIEGLEGITVEDSYKFTDTSAERSAAASAFSHDPERIIEFVRNNLKFLDENFIHRNPSKQIKVIINLMEKWLANPEFLTADKGAPYADIIDVDMSTITEPLLAAPNDPDRIVTLSEAAGTAIDEVFVGSCMTDITDFRAVAKIIGGRQIFPTMRFWTVPPDRESNVALADEGVHQALMTAGANVHVPGCSLCMGNQGQVGTGTTVISTSTRNFDNRMGTGAQVYLGSSHVASVCALLGRMPTVKEYMDIYRERVEGVKKQLAVPLAF; encoded by the coding sequence ATGAGTAATTTGACCGATTTCGCCAACGACTACCTCAAAACCGCCGCCGAGCGGGAAAGGCTGGGGATCCCGCCCCTTCCCCTTGACAAGGAGCAGACCGAAGCCCTCTGTTCCCTGCTCCAGGAAGAGAAGCTCGATCCAGGCGCCTTCGTCCTTGCCGGGCAGAAGGACACTCTTTCCAGCCTCATGCACCTTCTCACCGACCGCGTTCCTCCGGGGGTCACGGACTCGTCTTTCGTCAAGGCCGATTTTCTCGGCGCCCTGCTCCATGGGGAACTCACCTCCCCGTACATCCCGGCGGGTGACGCCATCCGTTTCCTGGGCCAGATGGGAGGAGGCGCCAACATCCCTCACCTTGTAAAGGCCCTTGAGGCGGGCGGGGAGATCCCGGCCATGGCGGTCCGGACGCTGGCCAACCTGATCCTCATCTCCCCCCTCGTACTGACACAGATCGCCAGGATGGCCGAGGGCGGCAACCGCAGCGCGGTCGATCTCCTCCGCATATGGGCGGAGGCGGACTGGTTCGCCCGGGCCGACGGCCTTCCTGATAAACTGACCTGTGTCGTCGCCAGGACCACCGGCGAGATCAACACGGACTTTTTCTCTCCTGCCCAGGAGGCCGGCACCAGGGACGACATCCCTCTCCACGCCCTTACAATGCTCTCCACAAGTCCCCACGACAAGGGGTTCCTCAAGAGGGTCGAGGAACTCAAAGCCGCCCATCCCGGCCTGCCCGTCCTTTTCGCCGGTGACGTGGTCGGGACCGGAAGCAGCCGAAAATCGGCCTCCAACAGCCTCGTCTGGTGGATCGGCGTCGACATTCCCAACACGCCCAACAAGAGAAGGGGCGGGGTCGTGATGGCCTCCAAGATCGCCCCCATTTTCTTCAATACCCTTCGCGGGTGCGGTGCCGTGCCTGTCCGCTGTCAGGCCGGTGCCCTCGTCGAAGGAATGGTCGTGGATGTGGACTTTTCGGCCGGGAAGGTCACGGAATCCGGTTCCGGAAAGCTCCTCGTCGAGTTTGCCATCGAACCGGCCTCCATCGTGGACGAATACCGCTCCGGCGGCCGGAACCTTCTCATCATCGGCCGGAAACTGACCACCAGGGCCATCGAGCACTGCAAAAAGCTGGGTATCGAAGCGGGCGTCTCCGCCGTTTCCCTGCCAGAGCCTCCGACGGCCCCCGAAGGTCAGCCCTTCTCCCTGGCGCAGAAACTGGTGGGGAAAGCGGCGGGCGTCAAGGGCGTCCTGCCCGGCGCCTACTCCGAACCGCAGGCCCACCTCGTTTTTTCCCAGGACACCACCGGGAAAATGACACGGCAGGAGCTCGAAGAGTTGGCCTGCACTCACTTTGCCACGGTCTTCATCCAGTCCTTCTGCCATACGGCCGCCGGTCCGCGTAGCAAGGACGCCAATATGCAGCATACGCTGACCGAGTTCGTCAACCGGCTCGGCGGCATCGCCCTCAAGCCGGGTGACGGGATCATTCACACCAACGGGAACCGTTTCTGCCTCCCCTACTTCGTGGGCACCGGTGGCGACAGCCACACCCGTTTCCCCATCGGCATCAGCTTCCCCGCCGGATCGGACCTGGTTGCCTTCGCGGCCAGCCAGGGCTACTTCCCCCTGGACATGCCCGAATCGGTCCTGGTCCGGTTTAAAGGCGAGATGCAGCCGGGGATCACCATCCGTGACCTGGTCAACGCCATCCCCTACGCCGCCATGCGGCAGGGCAAGCTCAACCTCGGGAAGGGCGACGCCAAAATCAACGTTTTTGCCGACCGCATCCTTGAGATCGAAGGTCTCGAGGGGATTACCGTCGAGGATTCCTACAAGTTCACCGATACATCCGCCGAGCGGTCCGCGGCGGCGAGCGCCTTCTCCCACGATCCGGAAAGGATCATCGAGTTCGTCAGGAACAACCTCAAGTTCCTCGATGAGAACTTCATCCACAGGAACCCCTCAAAACAGATCAAGGTCATCATCAACCTCATGGAGAAGTGGCTGGCGAACCCCGAGTTCCTCACCGCTGACAAGGGAGCCCCTTACGCGGACATCATCGATGTGGACATGAGCACCATCACGGAACCTCTCCTGGCCGCCCCCAACGATCCCGACAGGATCGTCACCCTTTCGGAGGCCGCCGGCACAGCCATTGACGAGGTCTTCGTGGGCTCGTGCATGACCGACATCACCGATTTCAGGGCCGTCGCGAAGATCATCGGCGGCAGGCAGATCTTCCCCACCATGCGTTTCTGGACCGTTCCCCCCGATCGCGAGAGCAACGTGGCCCTTGCCGACGAGGGGGTTCACCAGGCTCTCATGACGGCCGGAGCCAACGTTCACGTCCCGGGCTGCAGCCTCTGCATGGGCAACCAGGGACAGGTCGGAACCGGCACGACGGTCATCTCCACGAGCACCCGGAACTTCGACAACCGCATGGGCACGGGCGCCCAGGTCTACCTGGGTTCTTCCCACGTCGCCTCCGTCTGCGCCCTCCTGGGACGGATGCCTACGGTCAAGGAATACATGGACATTTACCGTGAGCGGGTCGAGGGGGTGAAGAAACAGTTGGCGGTGCCTCTCGCGTTTTAG
- a CDS encoding peptidylprolyl isomerase: protein MPGRPELKNFSFSRAVLLCAVIAAMGLFLPLQAHSGETGIPVAFVNGTAIYQADLACAVEASMARKLFSHPGDPPFSKTTSGTGSDTAHTLERLIDIELLYQESLKHRFPGLTEETEDRYRREVRRLGGETLLRSALSCNDMTPDQFRKAIFRNLSIKRYLNKVVYPGIVIEPEEVRAYYDENQDVFRVPESVHLRQIFVKGPKEDSEVQWRSASERAFGILHAAREGADFVNLARKYSDDPRGASTGGDMGIVHKGNLHDPFDSVVFTLDAGAITEPLKSRSGFHIFNVITRRPATTLPFEDVQDQITTTLRKRDAQEMVGKILQELRLKADIRIPGKE, encoded by the coding sequence ATGCCCGGCAGACCTGAACTGAAAAACTTTTCTTTCTCACGCGCCGTGCTCCTCTGTGCAGTGATCGCCGCCATGGGGCTTTTCCTTCCCCTCCAGGCACATTCAGGAGAAACCGGCATACCGGTAGCTTTCGTCAACGGTACTGCCATCTACCAGGCTGACCTCGCCTGTGCTGTGGAAGCCTCCATGGCCCGGAAGCTCTTCAGCCATCCGGGGGACCCCCCGTTTTCAAAAACCACTTCGGGAACGGGGTCCGACACAGCCCATACTCTCGAACGCCTCATCGATATCGAGCTCCTCTACCAGGAGAGCCTCAAGCACCGTTTCCCAGGGCTGACCGAGGAGACGGAGGATCGGTACCGCAGGGAAGTCCGGCGACTCGGGGGAGAAACGCTGCTGCGTTCAGCTCTGAGCTGTAACGACATGACCCCGGACCAGTTCCGCAAGGCCATATTCCGCAACCTCTCGATCAAGCGCTATCTCAACAAGGTGGTTTATCCGGGGATCGTGATCGAGCCTGAGGAGGTAAGGGCGTATTACGACGAGAACCAGGATGTCTTCAGGGTTCCCGAGTCCGTCCATCTGAGGCAGATCTTTGTGAAAGGTCCGAAGGAAGACAGTGAGGTCCAGTGGAGGTCCGCCAGCGAAAGAGCTTTCGGGATCCTTCATGCAGCCAGGGAGGGCGCCGATTTCGTCAACCTTGCGCGGAAGTATTCCGACGATCCCAGGGGCGCCAGCACGGGCGGTGACATGGGGATCGTTCATAAAGGGAACCTGCACGATCCTTTCGACAGCGTTGTTTTCACCCTCGACGCCGGCGCGATCACCGAGCCCCTCAAGTCCCGCAGCGGGTTTCACATCTTCAATGTCATCACTCGCCGCCCCGCCACCACCCTGCCTTTCGAGGATGTCCAGGACCAGATCACCACGACATTGAGGAAAAGGGACGCACAGGAGATGGTCGGCAAGATCCTCCAAGAGCTCAGGCTCAAGGCTGATATCCGGATCCCGGGAAAAGAATAG
- a CDS encoding peptidylprolyl isomerase — protein MKRNRTTFLVIFALVLFVAFACTKSETGKADSPDTNKSADAVKGEAAAVVNGSAIPMAQLETAVRNVVMQNGMGYSQSDAFLDQFGPRILEQLIDGELLWQEAERKGFIASDGEVETAYGELASRYPEETEFKTEMEARGFTEESLKSNIRKQISIQNYIKGSIVPEAEVPEEAVRAAYDENPQNFTRPEEVKASHILIKSSEADPQEQKASALAKANEIAVKARKPGTDFAELAKTSSEGPSAPQGGDLGFFTRGRMVKPFEDAAFSMKVGDVSDPVLTQFGYHIIKVTERKEGQSVGYEEVKDQLAGDLTNRMVNEMVGRRISELRESAKIELLFNPEPPQVPTMGGNPHAPAMK, from the coding sequence ATGAAGAGAAACCGCACCACTTTTCTGGTCATCTTCGCTCTCGTTCTTTTTGTTGCCTTCGCCTGTACAAAGAGCGAAACCGGCAAAGCCGACTCACCTGACACAAACAAGTCTGCCGACGCCGTCAAGGGCGAAGCCGCTGCCGTCGTGAACGGCTCGGCCATCCCCATGGCGCAGCTGGAAACAGCCGTCCGGAACGTGGTCATGCAGAACGGCATGGGATATTCCCAATCGGACGCCTTCCTCGACCAGTTCGGACCCCGCATCCTCGAGCAGCTCATCGACGGCGAACTTCTCTGGCAGGAGGCTGAGCGTAAAGGTTTTATCGCATCCGATGGAGAGGTGGAAACCGCCTACGGTGAGCTCGCTTCCCGGTACCCGGAGGAAACCGAATTCAAGACCGAAATGGAAGCCCGCGGGTTCACCGAAGAAAGCCTCAAATCCAACATACGCAAACAGATCTCCATCCAGAACTACATCAAGGGGTCCATCGTTCCCGAAGCGGAGGTCCCGGAAGAGGCAGTGAGGGCCGCATACGACGAGAACCCCCAGAACTTCACACGCCCCGAAGAGGTCAAAGCCAGCCACATCCTCATCAAGAGCTCCGAGGCCGATCCCCAGGAACAGAAAGCCTCCGCCCTTGCCAAAGCCAACGAGATCGCCGTGAAGGCGCGGAAGCCCGGGACCGATTTCGCCGAACTTGCAAAAACCAGTTCGGAAGGGCCCAGCGCCCCCCAGGGTGGTGATCTGGGCTTTTTCACCAGAGGCAGGATGGTCAAGCCTTTCGAAGACGCCGCCTTCTCCATGAAGGTGGGGGATGTCAGCGATCCGGTTCTCACCCAGTTCGGATATCACATCATCAAGGTAACCGAGCGCAAAGAGGGCCAGTCCGTCGGGTACGAGGAGGTCAAGGACCAGCTTGCTGGTGATCTGACGAACCGCATGGTCAACGAGATGGTAGGCCGCAGGATCTCGGAACTCAGGGAATCCGCCAAGATCGAGCTTCTGTTCAACCCCGAGCCGCCGCAGGTTCCCACCATGGGCGGTAACCCCCACGCCCCCGCCATGAAGTAG